From the Amycolatopsis thermoflava N1165 genome, one window contains:
- a CDS encoding ABC transporter ATP-binding protein encodes MAEVVLHELVKTYPGGTARATDEVSLEVADGEFMVLLGPSGCGKTTLLRMVAGLETPDAGLETPDAGQIVIGGRDVTYLEPRRRNLSMVFQSYAVFPNKKVADNIGFGLRVHGVPADEVRKKVEWAAELLQLTPYLDRYPAKLSGGQRQRVAVARAIVMDADVLLMDEPLSNLDALLRLSFRAELKKLVNEIGVTTLYVTHDQVEALSLGDRVAVMRDGRIAQCGDPVAVYTEPADEFVGGFLGSPPMNFLTGTVSEDGSRIDFGGQTLPVPSALKTFGGKELRLGIRPESIAVAPGADGLRCEVQVYEPLGSSTLLTTELCGQVLKVQAAAGFRADPGQTLRLSLPPEQCRWYDPETQLLLEAK; translated from the coding sequence ATGGCTGAGGTCGTCCTGCACGAGCTCGTGAAGACCTACCCGGGCGGCACCGCCCGCGCCACCGACGAGGTGTCGCTGGAGGTGGCCGACGGCGAGTTCATGGTCCTGCTCGGCCCGTCCGGCTGCGGCAAGACCACGCTGCTGCGGATGGTCGCCGGGTTGGAGACCCCGGACGCCGGGTTGGAGACCCCGGACGCCGGGCAGATCGTCATCGGCGGCCGCGACGTCACCTACCTGGAACCGCGGCGGCGCAACCTGTCCATGGTGTTCCAGTCCTACGCGGTGTTCCCGAACAAGAAGGTCGCCGACAACATCGGCTTCGGCCTTCGGGTGCACGGTGTGCCCGCGGACGAGGTGCGCAAGAAGGTCGAGTGGGCCGCGGAGCTGCTGCAGCTCACGCCCTACCTGGACCGGTACCCGGCGAAGCTGTCCGGCGGCCAGCGGCAGCGCGTCGCGGTGGCGCGGGCGATCGTGATGGACGCCGACGTGCTGCTCATGGACGAGCCGCTGTCCAACCTGGACGCCCTGCTGCGGCTGTCCTTCCGCGCGGAGCTGAAGAAGCTGGTCAACGAGATCGGCGTGACCACCCTGTACGTGACGCACGACCAGGTCGAGGCGCTGTCGCTGGGCGACCGGGTCGCCGTCATGCGTGACGGGCGCATCGCCCAGTGCGGTGACCCGGTCGCCGTCTACACCGAGCCCGCGGACGAGTTCGTCGGGGGCTTCCTCGGCAGCCCGCCGATGAACTTCCTCACCGGCACCGTCAGCGAGGACGGCTCGCGGATCGACTTCGGCGGCCAGACGCTGCCGGTCCCGAGCGCGCTGAAGACGTTCGGCGGCAAGGAGTTGCGGCTCGGCATCCGGCCGGAATCGATCGCGGTGGCGCCCGGCGCGGACGGCCTGCGCTGCGAGGTGCAGGTGTACGAGCCACTGGGCTCCTCGACTCTGCTCACCACGGAGCTGTGCGGGCAGGTGCTGAAAGTGCAGGCCGCGGCGGGGTTCCGGGCCGACCCCGGCCAGACCCTGCGGCTGAGCCTGCCACCGGAGCAGTGCCGGTGGTACGACCCCGAAACCCAGCTCCTGTTGGAGGCGAAGTAG
- a CDS encoding succinate dehydrogenase/fumarate reductase iron-sulfur subunit gives MSYKASFRVWRGDADGGGLQDFTVEVNEGEVVLDIIHRLQATQCSDLAVRWNCKAGKCGSCSAEINGRPRLLCMTRMSVFAEDEVVTVTPMRTFPVIRDLVTDVSYNYTKAREIPAFTPPAGLKPGDYRMKQVDVERSQEFRKCIECFLCQNTCHVIRDHEENKENFAGPRFLMRIAELEMHPLDVADRRHAAQDEHGLGYCNITKCCTEVCPENIHITDNALIPMKERVVDRRYDPVVWLGSKIFRRKAD, from the coding sequence GTGAGCTACAAGGCTTCGTTCCGGGTCTGGCGCGGCGACGCGGACGGCGGCGGGCTGCAGGACTTCACCGTCGAGGTCAACGAGGGCGAGGTCGTCCTCGACATCATCCACCGGCTGCAGGCCACGCAGTGCTCGGACCTCGCGGTGCGGTGGAACTGCAAGGCGGGCAAGTGCGGGTCGTGCTCGGCGGAGATCAACGGCCGCCCGCGGCTGCTGTGCATGACGCGGATGTCGGTGTTCGCCGAGGACGAGGTCGTCACCGTGACGCCGATGCGGACGTTCCCGGTGATCCGCGACCTCGTCACCGACGTGTCGTACAACTACACGAAGGCGCGCGAGATCCCCGCGTTCACCCCGCCGGCCGGCCTGAAACCGGGCGACTACCGGATGAAGCAGGTCGACGTGGAGCGCTCGCAGGAGTTCCGCAAGTGCATCGAGTGCTTCCTGTGCCAGAACACCTGCCACGTGATCCGCGACCACGAGGAGAACAAGGAGAACTTCGCCGGGCCGCGGTTCCTGATGCGGATCGCCGAGCTGGAGATGCACCCGCTCGACGTGGCCGACCGCCGGCACGCGGCGCAGGACGAGCACGGGCTCGGGTACTGCAACATCACGAAGTGCTGCACGGAGGTCTGCCCGGAGAACATCCACATCACCGACAACGCGCTGATCCCGATGAAGGAGCGCGTGGTGGACCGCCGCTACGACCCGGTGGTCTGGCTGGGCAGCAAGATCTTCCGGCGGAAGGCGGATTGA
- a CDS encoding carbohydrate ABC transporter permease codes for MTVTTAPAPVETPVAKRRRLSGSPWLLLAPSIVFMLALFGWPVIQALISAFTDDSGFTLAAWDRLFGDPYFLRALRNTLLLIVIVVPVQLVLAVAMALLVQARPKFLSGHFYLWTIPLAVSELAAGLVWLSVFDSRGYLNSLLVSWGISDTGVQWLNYTNTGTMLLAVVIAEIWRATSLVFVIVVAGIQMVPKDFDEAAQVFGASAWQRLWHVTLPQLKPSLQVALILRTILALQAFAVAQALTGRDFPLLVGETYQWYVNLQNPAVASAAALVVLALSLATALFYLRMMRQQEAAK; via the coding sequence ATGACCGTGACCACCGCACCCGCCCCGGTCGAGACCCCGGTGGCGAAGCGCCGCCGCCTGTCCGGCTCGCCGTGGCTGCTGCTCGCGCCGTCGATCGTCTTCATGCTGGCGCTGTTCGGCTGGCCGGTGATCCAGGCGCTGATCTCCGCGTTCACCGACGACTCCGGCTTCACGCTCGCCGCGTGGGACCGGCTCTTCGGCGACCCGTACTTCCTGCGGGCGCTGCGCAACACCCTGCTGCTGATCGTCATCGTGGTGCCGGTCCAGCTCGTGCTTGCCGTCGCGATGGCGCTGCTCGTGCAGGCCCGGCCGAAGTTCCTGTCCGGCCACTTCTACCTGTGGACCATCCCGCTCGCGGTGTCCGAGCTGGCGGCAGGCCTGGTGTGGCTGTCGGTGTTCGACAGCCGCGGCTACCTGAACTCGCTGCTGGTGTCGTGGGGCATCTCGGACACCGGCGTGCAGTGGCTGAACTACACCAACACCGGCACGATGCTGCTGGCCGTGGTGATCGCCGAGATCTGGCGCGCCACGTCGCTGGTGTTCGTCATCGTCGTGGCCGGGATCCAGATGGTGCCCAAGGACTTCGACGAGGCCGCGCAGGTGTTCGGCGCGAGTGCCTGGCAGCGGCTGTGGCACGTGACGCTGCCGCAGCTCAAGCCGAGCCTGCAGGTCGCGCTGATCCTGCGTACGATCCTGGCGCTGCAGGCGTTCGCGGTCGCGCAGGCCCTCACCGGCCGGGACTTCCCGTTGCTGGTCGGGGAGACCTACCAGTGGTACGTGAACCTGCAGAACCCGGCGGTCGCCAGCGCCGCGGCGCTCGTCGTGCTGGCGCTGTCCCTGGCGACGGCGTTGTTCTACCTGCGCATGATGCGGCAGCAGGAGGCGGCCAAGTGA
- a CDS encoding response regulator, producing MRSLPRDGRWLRRPLHTGARAYGAPPAGSLLGMRVLWIDDNPADTGSLPDLFRAAGARVETATNRDEAMATLTLLNPTVIISDVSRDGDPQAGFTDLRHLREHGNYAGPAFFYCGQVTPSRLEKAREVGAGGVTTSPRELAAWLSALAGEG from the coding sequence GTGCGCAGCCTGCCGCGCGACGGCCGGTGGCTGCGCCGTCCCCTGCACACCGGCGCGCGGGCCTACGGCGCGCCTCCGGCCGGGTCGCTGCTCGGCATGCGGGTGCTGTGGATCGACGACAACCCGGCGGACACCGGATCGCTCCCGGACCTGTTCCGCGCGGCAGGCGCCCGCGTCGAGACCGCGACGAACCGGGACGAAGCCATGGCGACGCTGACCCTGCTGAACCCGACGGTGATCATCTCCGACGTCAGCCGGGACGGCGATCCGCAGGCCGGGTTCACCGACCTGCGCCACCTGCGTGAGCACGGGAACTACGCCGGGCCCGCGTTCTTCTACTGCGGGCAGGTGACGCCGTCCCGCCTGGAGAAGGCCAGGGAGGTGGGCGCGGGCGGGGTCACCACCTCGCCGCGCGAGCTGGCCGCCTGGCTGTCCGCGCTCGCGGGCGAGGGGTGA
- a CDS encoding ROK family transcriptional regulator, translating into MPPARTGSPTSPGHILAILRSEGPLTRQQLQDRTGLSRPTLVERLDVLQRLKLLRQVGHRASSGGRPAEMLTADDVGRTALVGDIGQRHATIAVVDLRGTVFGQVHRPLPVGHRPAETLSFLLETGRKLLADAGRADSLCAFGLSVPGQIDHDTGTTIAPPSMSEWLGVRLRDTFADALSVPVFLENDANALAFGAYCDMDRPRVALVGVKVGTGIGAGMVISGRVHRGETGCAGEVGHIRIEGSDLRCDCGRRGCVSAIASGQAVIRTLRPTGVRSAEDVLRRVRAGHPEAVRVTREAGRLVGTVLATVVTIVNPRYLRVGGAIGVLPPFLEGLSEVVLSNAHTSSLDSLDIGPCTIGVNTTLTGVAGLVADEVLDPAAVDAMALR; encoded by the coding sequence ATGCCCCCGGCACGCACCGGCTCGCCCACCTCGCCGGGCCACATCCTCGCGATCCTGCGCAGCGAGGGGCCGCTGACGCGGCAGCAACTGCAGGATCGGACCGGTCTGTCCCGCCCGACGCTGGTCGAACGGCTCGACGTGCTGCAGCGGTTGAAGCTGCTGCGCCAGGTCGGGCACCGGGCCTCCAGCGGTGGACGGCCCGCCGAGATGCTCACCGCCGACGACGTGGGTCGCACCGCGCTCGTGGGCGACATCGGCCAGCGGCACGCCACGATCGCCGTGGTCGACCTCCGCGGGACGGTGTTCGGGCAGGTCCACCGGCCGTTGCCGGTGGGGCACCGGCCCGCGGAAACGCTGTCCTTCCTGCTGGAGACGGGCCGCAAGCTGCTGGCCGACGCCGGGCGCGCGGACAGCCTGTGCGCGTTCGGGCTGAGCGTGCCGGGGCAGATCGACCACGACACCGGCACGACGATCGCGCCGCCGTCGATGTCGGAGTGGCTCGGGGTGCGGTTGCGCGACACGTTCGCCGACGCGCTGTCGGTGCCGGTGTTCCTGGAGAACGACGCGAACGCCCTGGCGTTCGGCGCGTACTGCGACATGGACCGGCCGCGGGTGGCGCTGGTCGGGGTGAAGGTCGGCACCGGGATCGGCGCGGGCATGGTGATCTCCGGGCGGGTGCACCGCGGCGAGACCGGGTGCGCCGGCGAAGTGGGGCACATCCGCATCGAGGGGTCCGACCTGCGCTGCGACTGCGGGCGGCGGGGCTGTGTTTCGGCTATCGCGAGCGGGCAGGCGGTGATCCGGACGCTGCGGCCCACGGGTGTGCGCAGCGCGGAGGACGTGCTGCGGCGGGTGCGCGCCGGCCACCCCGAGGCGGTCCGGGTGACGCGCGAGGCCGGGCGGCTGGTGGGCACGGTGCTGGCGACCGTGGTGACCATCGTGAACCCGCGCTATCTGCGGGTGGGCGGGGCGATCGGGGTGCTGCCGCCGTTCCTGGAGGGGCTGAGCGAGGTGGTGTTGTCGAACGCGCACACGAGCTCGCTGGACAGTCTCGACATCGGGCCCTGCACGATCGGGGTCAACACCACGCTGACCGGCGTGGCCGGGCTCGTCGCGGACGAGGTGCTGGACCCGGCCGCGGTCGACGCGATGGCGTTGCGCTGA
- a CDS encoding carbohydrate ABC transporter permease, with the protein MTTTLPPIDRAPLRRRRRRAAAVQVACILISLFMLVPMVLIGLAAVSSPQALLEFPKPLIPSGFSGDTLLAFIQATGTIPALGNSLLVGVYTVVLSLLVGAPAGYALARQVFRGKDAYQVFMLLARALPIVVLSVPLATMFLNTGVYDTVFSVTLLHTTLAMPTTVLISASIFVSVPTDVEEAAQVFGCSRFEAARRVVFPMALPGLAASSIFTFVLSWNEILGAAVITLGHRTLPAQVLASLGEAPQAYRFAGGFALILPALVFIFVMRRYLVNMWGTTLR; encoded by the coding sequence GTGACCACGACCCTGCCTCCGATCGACCGGGCGCCGCTGCGGCGCCGCCGTCGCCGCGCCGCCGCTGTCCAGGTCGCGTGCATCCTGATCAGCCTGTTCATGCTCGTGCCGATGGTCCTGATCGGCCTGGCCGCGGTGTCCTCGCCGCAGGCGTTGCTGGAGTTCCCGAAACCGCTGATCCCGAGCGGGTTCTCCGGGGACACGCTGCTGGCGTTCATCCAGGCGACCGGCACGATCCCGGCGCTGGGCAACTCGCTGCTGGTCGGCGTCTACACGGTCGTGCTGTCGCTGCTGGTCGGCGCGCCCGCCGGGTACGCGCTGGCGCGGCAGGTGTTCCGCGGCAAGGACGCCTACCAGGTGTTCATGCTGCTGGCCCGCGCGCTGCCGATCGTCGTGCTGTCCGTGCCGCTGGCGACGATGTTCCTGAACACCGGCGTCTACGACACGGTGTTCTCGGTGACGCTGCTGCACACCACGCTCGCGATGCCGACGACCGTGCTGATCAGCGCGAGCATCTTCGTCTCGGTGCCCACCGACGTGGAGGAAGCGGCGCAGGTGTTCGGCTGCAGCCGGTTCGAGGCGGCGCGCCGGGTCGTGTTCCCGATGGCGCTGCCGGGGCTGGCGGCGTCCTCGATCTTCACGTTCGTGTTGTCCTGGAACGAGATTCTCGGCGCCGCCGTGATCACGCTCGGGCACCGGACACTGCCCGCCCAGGTGCTGGCCTCGCTCGGGGAGGCGCCGCAGGCCTACCGGTTCGCCGGCGGCTTCGCGCTGATCCTGCCCGCGCTGGTGTTCATCTTCGTGATGCGCCGGTACCTGGTGAACATGTGGGGGACCACGCTGCGATGA
- a CDS encoding ABC transporter substrate-binding protein — MRAARLTGSGPTRRTVLRGLFLAGAASTAAGCVGFATTGGDGMVFLSTQFRPVAEAERFRSFLAGAVPGSVSYVTIEEGPFASQVQSQVGAGRTQVGLLGGSHSDLAPLAGKYLEDVSGVQAGQGIPEEFRALARAGTQQSWYVPWAQASFVLAAHEDALAHLPPGADPETLTYDQLLDWAIAARQANGNRPVLGLPCGPKGLIHRFLQGYLLPSFTGGQITTFRSPEAVTAWQYLKELWANTSPSSTTYDFMQEPLQAGAVKIGWDHVARLVSAPGDEPQRWRMLPAPRGPRGLGYMAVVLGLAIPKGSTDRRQAEQVIQALSTPQAQVGLLRSNGFFPVVDAQIPADLPPALQMEAGAVQRQRDAPGSVLSLLPVGLGTREGEVTKAFKDSFQAIVLDGADIQSTLDSQARVLQKVFDDLKVPCWAPDPPSERCEVG, encoded by the coding sequence ATGCGCGCGGCCCGCCTTACCGGCAGCGGCCCCACCCGTCGTACCGTCCTCCGGGGTCTTTTCCTGGCCGGCGCCGCGTCCACGGCCGCCGGGTGCGTCGGCTTCGCGACCACGGGCGGCGACGGCATGGTCTTCCTGTCCACGCAGTTCCGGCCGGTCGCCGAGGCCGAGCGCTTCCGCTCGTTCCTGGCCGGCGCGGTCCCGGGCTCGGTGAGCTACGTCACGATCGAAGAAGGCCCGTTCGCCAGCCAGGTGCAGAGCCAGGTCGGCGCCGGGCGCACCCAGGTCGGACTGCTCGGCGGCTCGCACAGCGACCTCGCGCCGCTCGCGGGGAAGTACCTCGAAGACGTCTCCGGGGTGCAGGCGGGCCAGGGGATTCCCGAGGAGTTCCGGGCACTGGCCAGGGCGGGCACCCAGCAGTCCTGGTACGTCCCGTGGGCGCAGGCCAGCTTCGTGCTCGCCGCGCACGAGGACGCGCTGGCCCACCTGCCACCGGGCGCCGACCCGGAGACGCTGACCTACGACCAGCTCCTGGACTGGGCCATCGCCGCCCGCCAGGCCAACGGCAACCGGCCGGTGCTGGGCCTGCCGTGCGGGCCGAAAGGCCTGATCCACCGGTTCCTGCAGGGCTACCTGCTGCCCTCGTTCACCGGCGGGCAGATCACCACGTTCCGCTCGCCGGAGGCCGTCACCGCGTGGCAGTACCTCAAGGAGCTGTGGGCCAACACCAGCCCGTCCAGCACCACCTACGACTTCATGCAGGAACCGCTGCAGGCCGGTGCGGTGAAAATCGGCTGGGACCACGTCGCTCGCCTGGTTTCCGCGCCCGGCGACGAGCCGCAGCGGTGGCGGATGCTGCCCGCGCCGCGCGGCCCCCGCGGCCTCGGCTACATGGCCGTGGTGCTCGGCCTCGCGATCCCCAAGGGCAGCACCGACCGCCGCCAGGCCGAGCAGGTGATCCAGGCCCTGTCGACCCCGCAGGCGCAGGTCGGCCTGCTGCGGTCGAACGGGTTCTTCCCGGTGGTCGACGCGCAGATCCCCGCGGACCTGCCGCCCGCGCTGCAGATGGAGGCCGGCGCGGTGCAGCGCCAGCGGGACGCGCCGGGCTCCGTCCTGTCCCTGCTGCCGGTCGGCCTCGGCACCCGCGAGGGCGAGGTGACCAAGGCGTTCAAGGACTCGTTCCAGGCGATCGTCCTCGACGGCGCCGATATCCAGTCTACTTTGGACAGTCAGGCGCGGGTGCTGCAGAAGGTGTTCGACGACCTGAAGGTGCCGTGCTGGGCGCCCGACCCGCCGTCCGAGCGTTGCGAGGTGGGCTGA